The genomic region GACGAGGTGGTGCAGATCCACGGCGGCTACGGCTTCGTCCAGGAGTACCCGGCCGAGCGCTACTACCGGGACGAACGCATCAACCGGATCTTCGAGGGGACCAACGAGATCAACCGCCTGCTCATCCCGGGGACGCTCCTGGCGCGTGCCATGAAGGGGGAAATCCCGCTGCAGCAGGAGGCGCTCAAGGCCTTCGAGTCCCTGATGACCCCCTCCTTCGAGGATTTGGACGACAACGTCCCCTTCGCCGAGGAAAAGGCGTTTGTTGCGGGGCTCAAGCAGGCGTTCCTGGTGGTCGCGGGGAGCGCGGCGCAGAAATTCCAGGCGGGAATCAAGGAGGAGCAGGAGGTTCTTCTGGCCGCGGCGGACGTGGTGATCAACATCTTCGCCATCGAGAGCGCGGTGCTGCGGGGCGAGAAGATGCTTCCGTCCCTGAGCCCGGCGCGCAGAGACGCGGTGCAGGCGGCCGTCAAGACCTTCACCTTCAACGCCGGCGAGAAATGCGCCGCTGCCGCCCGCAAGGCGGCGTACTACATCGAGGAGGGGGACGCGCTGACGCTCATGCTTAGCGGCATCAGGCGCTTCACCAGGTACGACGCGACCGGCGTGCTGCAGCAAAAGCGCAAGCTCGCCGATGCCGCACTGGAAGCAGAGCGGTACCTTTTCTAAGCTGCAGCTTTGCATCCGGGACTAGGAACGCTATCAAGCTCACCGGGGTAAGCCCGCAAGTTCAATACAACTGTCACAGGTGGCGCCTGCTCTGTATCGGCTGTACCTATGCCATTACGTGAAGGGCAAAGCGGAAGTTCCTTGTGGTGCACGACGGGAATCTGTGGCACAATTCCACGATAAAAGAGTTAAAATCTTGTCCGCGTCCAAGAATGTACAGAAGGATCAAGTCTGAACTGCTTGAATATCTGGCAGCGATGCTATCGCAAAGACGTGGTTAAGGGGGAAGTTTTGAAGAAGCAGGAAGGAGAACTTCTGGAATCTGCGCGCGTGGTGAAAGGCCAATCGCCCCCGGAGAGCGATCTGGAAACACGACTTTCCCTCTGTCTTGCGAGGGTTGCCGAAGCCGACCTGCTTTTGAAAGAGGAGCAGCAGGGTCGCAGCAAGGCGGAGCATGAGGTAGACCTTCTCACCCGGGAGCTCAACCGGCAGAGGTGCATGGCCGAAACTGTGCACCAGGAGCTGGAGAGCTTCAGTTATTCCATCTCACACGACCTGCGCGCGCCGCTAAGGCACCTCGTCGGGTTCAGCAGCGCCCTGGTGGAGGACTACGGCGAGCAGTTGGAGCCGACCGCCCAGAGCTATCTGGACTGCATCGTCAGGGCGGCGCGCAAGATGGAGGGGCTCCTCGAAGCGCTTCTTTCCCTCTCCAGGGTGGCCAGGCAGGACTTGACCCTGGTCGACATGGATCTGGCAGCGCTGGCGCGCCAATATGCGGACTCCTTGCGGCAGGGGGACCCAGAGCGCCAGGTCGAGTTCAGGATAGCGGAGAAGATGCCGGTAAAGGCAGACCCGCAGCTGATGCGGACGGCAATCGAGCATTTGCTCGGCAACGCCTGGAAGTTCACCGCGAAAAATGAGAGGGCGACCATCGAGTTCGGCGAAAAGAGAGAAGGGGAGGGCACCGTCTACTACGTGCGGGACGACGGGGCAGGGTTCGACCTGCGCTTTGCCGAGCGGCTCTTCGGGCCCTTTCAGCGCATGCACCGCGAGGAGGAGTTTCCAGGTCTCGGGATAGGGCTCGCCACGGTGCAGCGTATCGTGCACCGGCATGGCGGGAAGATCTGGGCCGATGCGGAGATCGGCAAAGGTGCCACCTTCAGCTTCACCCTCTCTCCCTGAGTCAGGCCGGCGCCGGCACCCCCTGCATCCCCCCGGACTGGAGCTGGAAGGAGTCGAGCCTGAGCTTCATCGCGGCCCGCGTGATGCTTTCGGCGAGGATGGCGTTTCCGGTGCTGGCGGCCTGCAGCATCTCCCGGTAGTACTTGCGCGCCTGTTGCCGGTACTCCTCGCGGGTGAAGAGGGCGGCGCGCAGTTTCGAGTAGACGCTGGAAAAGCTGTTCAGGATCAAGGGATAGATCCGGTTACCCGACATCACCGCCATGGCGATGTGCAGTTCCCAGTCGTATTTGACCAGGGCCCCGGCGCAGTTCCGCACCTTGTCGGCCCGCGCCAGTATCTCGGCGAGCGCCGCCGCGTTGTTTTCGACGGCTCTTCGGGCGTAGTCCGGCGCGAACTGGACCCGCAACTCCAGGAGGTGGGAGGCAAGTTCCGGAGGAAAATCCTCGCTGTTGCGGGTGATTGAGGAGATCAGTTCCAGGTCCCCCTGGGACCAGAAATCGTTCACCACCGTGCAGTGGCGCTGCTGCACCGAAATCCACCCCGAGTTCTGCAGTTTCTGCAGGGCCTCCCTCACCGTGGCACGGCTTACCGAAAAGCGCTGCGCCAGATCCCGCTCGCTCTCCAGCGTGGAGCCGGGCTTGGGATCCCCCTTGAGCAACCTCGCCACCAACGCCTTTTCCACCATCTGGTAGGTCTTCCTCATACAGTCCCCTCTGTCGATCACTAAAGGCAGTCGTCCTCGCTGCGCATGCCGCAGGTGTCCGGCACATTCCATTGTGCAATATCATAAAACAAGGTTTTGCAAAATGGTAGCAATATTTTACTTGCAGCACCATTTATCTCAACCTCTTCATCGGGTCGAGATGCCTGGCCAGGTGGAGAAAGTGGCGAGTCCCGAGCGAACGCGGGTATGAGAGGCTGCCGGCTGGCAGATAGGTGGAATGTCCCAGATCCTGCTTTTGTTGAACGAAGTTTTATAGCGGTGAGAGTGGCGCCTGGTGCTGAGCCGAGTTTTTCCGCGGCTGGGAAAGGGTGAAGTAGAAGGTGGCACCGTGGTTTTCCTGTCCCTCGGCCCAAATGCTCCCGCCGTGGCGATCTATGATGCGGCGCACAGTGGCGAGCCCGATGCCGGTTCCCTCGAACTCGGAGCCGTGCAGGCGCTGGAACGGTTGGAAGAGCTTGTCGACGTAGGCCATGTCGAAGCCGACCCCGTTGTCTTTCACGAAGAAGGTCGGCCTCCCCGAACCCTGCGCCTGGCCGAACACGATCACCGGGCTGGCGACCCGGGAGGCGTACTTCATGGAGTTGCCGAGCAGGTTCTGCAGTACCAGCCGCACCAGCACGCTGTCGCCGTAGGCGGTCAGACCCTGCTGCACCTGGAATTCGACCGGGTGCGCACCCTGCTCCCCGCGCAGCATGTCGGCCACCTCAGCCGCCAGGTTGCTGATGTTGAAGCTCTGGCGCTTCATCTGCGTTTTCCCCACCCTGGTGAGCGTCAGCAGGTCGTCTATCTGCCTCCCCATCCTGGAGCTGGCGATGTTGATCCGCTCCAGGTAGTAGAGAGCCTCATCTGGCAGCGCCTTGCCGTACTCCTCTGCCAGGATCGAGCTGTAGCTGTTGATGTGGCGCAGCGGAGCACGGAGATCGTGGGATACGGAATAGCTGAATGACTCGATCTCTTTTTTCGCCGCCTCGAGCTGCGACGTCCTCTCTATCACCCGCCGGTCCAGTTCGTCGTTCAGCTTCCGGATCGCCTCCTCGGCCTCTTTCCGCTCGGTGATGTCCTTTATGGTGCCGATCATGCGCTGCTCCAGCCCCCGCCCCCCTTGGGATAGCTCGCAGCACTCGGTCACCCAGCGCTCCCTTCCGTCATTGAGCCTTCGTACCAGGTATTCCATCTCGAAAGGGCGACCGTCGTCTATGGCGGCCAGATAGCGTTCCCTGAAAAGCTCCCGGTACTCCTCGTGAACCACCGCGATGTGCCCCTTGAGCGTCCTGGGATAGGTTTCATCCAGTCCCAGGATCTCCACGAGCTTGCTGGAGCAGTTCCAGCTGTCATGGGTCAAATCGAGCACGTAGCTTCCCAGCTGGGCGATCCTCTGTGTCTCGCGCAAAAGCTTCTCGTTGTCGAACATGACCTGTTCGCGCCGCTTCTGTTCAGTGACATCCTCGAGCGTGACCACCGTACCGCTCACCTTGCTGGCCTGGTCCAGGAAGGGGGCGGTGCTGATGGAGACAAGCGCCGCCACGCCATCGGGACGCCGGAAGCGGAAGCAGACGTTCGCCAGGGTGTCGCCGGTCGCAAGGATTTTACCAAGCGCAGCATCCGGGCCTGCCTCGCCCTGATTCCGCTCGCGGATGATGCCCCAGACCGGCGAGCAGTCGCGCCGACTGGCCATCTCCTTTTTGGTCTGTCCCAGGATCTGTTCGGCCCTGGGGTTGGCGAAGGCGACCCTGCCGCCGGGTTCGATGAACATGATGCCGACGGGGCTTGTGGCGGTGATCAGGTCCAAAAGGCCGTGCTCCATTTGCAGCAGGTGCTCCATCATCTTCGACTGGTTGATGTCGCAGAGAGTCCCTACCAGCCGGACGGCCTTCCCCGACGCGTCCCGCTCTGCCGCCTTTCCCCTGCAGAGGAACCACCTCCACTTACCCTCGTTAGTCTTGAGGCGGAACTCGAGCTCGAAGCTCTCCACGCGTCCTTCGACGCAGCTCTCCTTGAGTGTGCGTGCGTCGTCAAGCTGCTCCGGATGCAGGATGCTGGACCAGTCATCCAGCTGCACCTGGGCCTGCCCCGGAGTGTAGCCGAGCATCTCATAGCAGCAGGGGCTGAAGTAGCAGGTGCTGGTAGCTACGTCCATGTCCCAGATTCCCGAGCTCGCGGCCTCAACCGCCCTGCGGTGGCGCTCCTCGCTTAGGGCCAGTTGCTCGTTTGCGACCACTTCCGCGGTGACATCGAGGTTGCAGCCCTGGTAGCCGGTCACCTTGCCGCTTTCGTTTCGCACCTGGGCGATTACAGCCTGGAGCCAGAATACCCTGCCGTCGGACGAACGGTATTTGAAGCGCTGCGACCACTGCGCGCCTTTTTCCATGCTTTGCTGCCAACTCGCCGTCAGCGCTTTACGCTCCTGGGGGTGGATGAAGCCGATCAGC from Citrifermentans bremense harbors:
- a CDS encoding PAS domain-containing protein, coding for MNHLSETATLVQIGMKGPSTALADVPSPHPLQQDPPCVDYAQVLRNIFSTAPLGLYQTDINGSRIPSAGSDACDEREEPLIGFIHPQERKALTASWQQSMEKGAQWSQRFKYRSSDGRVFWLQAVIAQVRNESGKVTGYQGCNLDVTAEVVANEQLALSEERHRRAVEAASSGIWDMDVATSTCYFSPCCYEMLGYTPGQAQVQLDDWSSILHPEQLDDARTLKESCVEGRVESFELEFRLKTNEGKWRWFLCRGKAAERDASGKAVRLVGTLCDINQSKMMEHLLQMEHGLLDLITATSPVGIMFIEPGGRVAFANPRAEQILGQTKKEMASRRDCSPVWGIIRERNQGEAGPDAALGKILATGDTLANVCFRFRRPDGVAALVSISTAPFLDQASKVSGTVVTLEDVTEQKRREQVMFDNEKLLRETQRIAQLGSYVLDLTHDSWNCSSKLVEILGLDETYPRTLKGHIAVVHEEYRELFRERYLAAIDDGRPFEMEYLVRRLNDGRERWVTECCELSQGGRGLEQRMIGTIKDITERKEAEEAIRKLNDELDRRVIERTSQLEAAKKEIESFSYSVSHDLRAPLRHINSYSSILAEEYGKALPDEALYYLERINIASSRMGRQIDDLLTLTRVGKTQMKRQSFNISNLAAEVADMLRGEQGAHPVEFQVQQGLTAYGDSVLVRLVLQNLLGNSMKYASRVASPVIVFGQAQGSGRPTFFVKDNGVGFDMAYVDKLFQPFQRLHGSEFEGTGIGLATVRRIIDRHGGSIWAEGQENHGATFYFTLSQPRKNSAQHQAPLSPL
- a CDS encoding GntR family transcriptional regulator, with translation MRKTYQMVEKALVARLLKGDPKPGSTLESERDLAQRFSVSRATVREALQKLQNSGWISVQQRHCTVVNDFWSQGDLELISSITRNSEDFPPELASHLLELRVQFAPDYARRAVENNAAALAEILARADKVRNCAGALVKYDWELHIAMAVMSGNRIYPLILNSFSSVYSKLRAALFTREEYRQQARKYYREMLQAASTGNAILAESITRAAMKLRLDSFQLQSGGMQGVPAPA
- a CDS encoding sensor histidine kinase; the protein is MKKQEGELLESARVVKGQSPPESDLETRLSLCLARVAEADLLLKEEQQGRSKAEHEVDLLTRELNRQRCMAETVHQELESFSYSISHDLRAPLRHLVGFSSALVEDYGEQLEPTAQSYLDCIVRAARKMEGLLEALLSLSRVARQDLTLVDMDLAALARQYADSLRQGDPERQVEFRIAEKMPVKADPQLMRTAIEHLLGNAWKFTAKNERATIEFGEKREGEGTVYYVRDDGAGFDLRFAERLFGPFQRMHREEEFPGLGIGLATVQRIVHRHGGKIWADAEIGKGATFSFTLSP